CCGAGGTGATCATGTCCAAGCTGCCGGGCATCCGCGAGATCTCGATCAAGTTCGCCGGCGTGGACCCGATCAAGGCTCCGATCCCGGTGGTGCCGACCTGCCACTACCAGATGGGCGGCATCCCCACCAACTACCACGGTGAAGTGGTGGTGCACGGGGCGCCGGTGCACGGCTTCTACGCCGCCGGCGAAGTGGCCTGCGCGTCGGTGCACGGCGCCAACCGCCTGGGCACCAACTCGCTGCTGGACCTGCTGGTCTTCGGCAAGAGCTCGGCCAACTCGATGATCGAGTTCATCAAGCAGCAGCCGGAAGACCTGCCGCCGCTGGCGATGGCCGACGTAGAGCGTTCGGTCGCCCGCGTCGCGCGTCTGGACAATCAGACCAATGGCGTGCAGGTGCACGACGCCCGCGCCGAGATGCAGCGCGTGATGCAGACCCACTGCGGCGTGTTCCGCTTCAAGGACATGCTGGCCGAGGGCGTGGAGAAGATCCTGGAAGTGGCGGACATGGTCGCCAAGACCGAGATCGGCGACAAGTCCAAGGTGTTCAACACCGCGCGCATCGAGGCGCTGGAGCTGGAGAACCTGATCGAAGTGGCCAAGGCCACCATGGTTTCGGCCAATGCCCGCACCGAGAGCCGCGGCGCCCACGTGCGCGACGACGCGCCGGACACCCCGGACACCCCGAACGGCCGCGACGACGCGAACTGGCTGAAGCACACGCTGTGGTTCCGCGACGGCAACCGTCTGGAGTACAAGCCGGTGAACATGAAGCCGCTGACCGTTGACACGATCAAGTTGAAGGCCCGCTCCTACTAAGGGTTGAACCAGAGATGACTACCGAAAACGTCAAATTCCGCATCTACCGCTACGACCCGGACAAGGATGCCAAGCCGTACATGCAGGACATCAGCGTCGACATGGACGCCACCGAGCACAAGCTGCTGGACGCGCTGGTCAAGCTGAAGACCAAGGACGACACGCTGTCCTTCCGCCGCTCCTGTCGCGAAGGCGTCTGCGGCTCCGACGCGATGAACATCAACGGCAAGAACGGCCTGGCCTGCCTGACCGACTTCCGCACGCTGAAACAGCCGATCGAGCTGCGTCCGCTGCCGGGCCTGCCGGTGGTGCGCGACCTGATCGTGGACATGGCGCAGTTCTTCAAGCAGTACCACTCGATCAAGCCGTACGTGATCAACGACACGCCGCCGCCGGAACGCGAGCGCCGCCAGTCGCCGGAAGACCGCAAGGAGCTGGACGGCCTGTACGAGTGCATCCTGTGCGCGTGCTGCTCGACGTCCTGCCCGTCGTTCTGGTGGAACCCGGACAAGTTCGTCGGCCCGGCCGGCCTGCTGGCCGCCTACCGTTTCATCGCGGACACCCGCGACGAGGCGACCAACGAGCGTCTGGACAACCTGGAAGACCCGTACCGGCTGTTCCGCTGCCACACCATCATGAACTGCGTCGACGTGTGCCCGAAGGGTCTGAACCCGACCAAGGCCATCGGCAAGATCAAGGACCTGATGGTCAAGCGTGCGGTATGACGGCTTACGATCCGATCGAACTGAAACGGATCCGCTGGCGGTCGCGGCGGGGCCTGCTGGAGCTGGACCTGGTGCTGGAGAAGTTTTTCGCCGGCCCCTTCGACCAGCTGGCGCCCGCCCAGATCGACGCGTACCGGCGGCTGCTGGACCTGCCGGACACCGATTTTCTGGATGTCGTCAACGGCAAGGCCGATCTCGACGATTCGGAATTGATGGCCATCGTGGCGATCCTGCGATCGCTGTGACGGCCGGCCCCAAACCATTACAACAACGAAATAATGACTGGGAGTATTGCTGTGGAAACTAATCGCAAAGTCACGCTCAGCTACAACGAGGGCAAGGAAACCCTGGACCTGCCGGTCCTGGGGGGCACGCTGGGTCCGGATGTCGTCGACATCCGCGGCTTCGGCAAAACAGGCATGTTCACCTTCGACCCGGGCTTCCTGGCCACCGCCAGCTGCGAGTCCAAGATCACCTTCATCGACGGCGACCTGGGCCATCTGTACTACCGCGGCTACCCGATCGAGCAGCTGGCCGAGAAGAGCGACTACCTGGAAGTCTGCTACCTGCTGCTGAACGGCGAGCTGCCGACCGCGGCGCAGCGCAAGGAATTCGAACGCGGCGTGATGCGCCACAACATGCTGCACGACCAGCTGATGAGCCTGTTCAAGGGCTTCCGCCGCGACGCGCACCCGATGGCGGTGATGGTGGGCGTGGTGGGCGCGCTGTCCGCCTTCTACCATGACTCGCTGGACATCTCCAATCCGGAGCACCGCCGCATCTCGGCCCACCGCCTGATCGCCAAGCTGCCGACCATCGCCGCCCAGGCTTACCGCTACAACAAGGGCCTGCCGTTCTCCTATCCGAAGAACGGCCTGACCTATGCGGAAAACTTCCTGCACATGATGTTCTCCACCCCGTGCGAGGAGTACAAGGTGAACCCGGTGCTGGCGCGCGCGCTGGACCGCATCTTCACCCTGCACGCCGACCACGAGCAGAACGCCTCCACCTCCACCGTCCGTCTGGCCGGCTCCTCCGGCGCCAACCCGTTCGCGTGCATCGCCGCCTGCATCGCCTGCCTGTGGGGCCCGTCCCACGGCGGCGCCAACGAGGCCGTGCTGAAGATGCTGGACGAGATCGGTTCCGTGGACAATGTGGCCGACTTCATGCAGGGCGTGAAGGACAAGCGCTACAAGCTGATGGGCTTCGGCCACCGCGTGTACAAGAACATGGACCCGCGCGCCGCCATCATGAAGCAGACCTGCGACGAAGTGCTGAACGAGCTGGGCCTGCATAACGATCCGAAATTCAAGCTGGCCATGGAGCTGGAAAAGATCGCGCTGTCCGACCCGTACTTCATCGAGCGCAAGCTGTACCCGAACGTGGACTTCTACTCCGGCATCGTGCTGTCCGCGATCGGCATCCCGGTTTCCATGTTCACCCCGATCTTCGCGCTGGCCCGCACCGTGGGCTGGATCGCGCACTGGAACGAGATGATCGGCGATCCGGGCATGAAGATCGGCCGTCCGCGCCAGCTGTACACCGGCGCCGCGCGCCGCGACTTCGTGGAAGTCGCCAAGCGCTGATTTGACTGAATCGGGGTTGGTTGAAGCGGGGGCTTCGACCAGCCCTTTTTTCAGAGCGCTGGGGCAAGGCCGCCTTGCCCAAGCGCTTTGAGTGAATGCTGCAACATCCAAGACCAAAGGGTAGCCAGACCATGATGCAATCCATGTACAGCCATTCCTATCTGTTCGGTGGGAATGCCCCGTTCATCGAGGAGCTGTACGAACAGTACCTCGTTGACGCCAACTCCGTTCCGCAGGAATGGCGCGACTACTTCGACAAGCTGGCCCAGGCGCCGGGCGCCGCCGAGCGCGACGTGCCGCACCTGCCTATCCAGGAGTCCTTCATCCAGCTGGCCAAGAAGCCGGTGATCGGCCAGCGCAGCGCCGCCGCCACCGACTGGGAAGCCATGCGGAAGCAGGTGGGCGTGCTGAAGCTGATCTCCGCCTACCGCGTGCTGGGCGCGCGCCAGGCCAACCTGGACCCGCTGAAGCGCATGGACCAGGCCATCGTGCGCGAACTGGACCCGGCTACCCACGGTCTGACCGACGCCGACATGGCGGTGCAGTTCAACGTGGGTTCGCTGGCCGGCCCGCAGAAGCTGCCGCTGTCCGACATCCTGTCGCGCCTGAAGCAGACCTACTGCGGCAACATCGGCGTCGAATACATGCACATCACCCAGTCCGACGAAAAGCACTGGGTGCAAAAGCGCTTCGAGGGCGACCTGTCCACCCCGCGCTACGACGCCGACAAGAAAAAGCGCATCCTGAAGCAGATCACCGCGGCCGAGACGCTGGAACGCTACTTGCACACCAAATACGTCGGCCAGAAGCGCTTCTCGCTGGAAGGCGGCGAGTCCGCGATCGCGGCGCTGGACCACCTGATCCAGAACGCCACCGAGCAGGGCGTGCAGGAACTGATCATCGGCATGGCCCACCGCGGCCGCCTGAACGTGCTGGTCAACACCCTGGGCAAGCTGCCGCGCGACCTGTTCGCCGAATTCGAAGGCAAGGCCGCCCAGCAGATGGCTTCCGGCGACGTGAAGTACCACATGGGCTTCTCGTCCGACATCCCGACCGCCAACGGCCCGATGCACGTGTCGCTGGCGTTCAACCCGTCCCACCTGGAAATCGTCAACCCGGTGGTGGAAGGCTCGGTCCGCGCCCGCCAGGAGCGCCGCAAGGACACCGAGCGCAAGACCGCCGTCCCGGTGCTGATCCACGGCGACTCCGCCTTCGGCGGCCTGGGCGTCAACCAGGGCACCTTCAACCTGTCGCAGACCCGCGGCTACGGCACCGGCGGCACCATCCACATCGTCATCAACAACCAGGTGGGCTTCACCACCTCGGACACTCGCGACATCCGCTCGACGATGTATTGCACCGACGTGGCCAAGATGATCGAGGCGCCGATCCTGCACGTGAACGGCGACGATCCGGAAGCCGTCTGCTACGTGATGCAGGCCGCGCTGGATTACCGCATGACCTTCAAGAAGGACGTGGTGATCGATCTGGTGTGCTACCGCAAGCTGGGCCACAACGAGGGCGACGACCCGTTCCTGACCCAGCCGATGATGTACAAGAAGATCGCCAAGCACCAGGGCGTGCGCGCGATGTACGCCGAGCGCCTGGTGCAGGAAGGCGTGCTGAAGGCCGAAGAGGCCGACGCGCAGATCCAGGCCTACCGCGACGCGCTGGACAAGGGCGAACACGTCGAGCAGACCACGCTGTCCAACTACAAGCGCGAGCACGCGCTGGACTTCAGCCAGTACCTGGGCACCCACTGGGCGCACCCGACCGACACCTCGCTGCCGCAGGCCGACATCCAGCGGCTGACCGACAAGTTCACCACGCTGCCGGAAGGCTTCAAGCTGCACCCGACCGTGCAAAAGGTGCTGGCCGCGCGCAAGGCGATGGCCGCCGGCGAGCAGAACGTCGACTGGGGCATGGCCGAGACGCTGGCCTACGCCTCCCTGGTGACCAACGGCTTCGGCGTGCGCATCTCCGGCGAAGACTCCGGCCGCGGCACCTTCAGCCACCGCCACGCCGTGCTGCACGACCAGAACCGCGAGCGCTGGGACCAGGGCACCTATGTGCCGCTGCGCAATATGTCCGACAACCAGGCCGACTTCCTGGTGATCGACTCCATCCTGAACGAGGAAGCGGTGCTGGCCTATGAATACGGCTACGCCTGTTCCGCTCCGGACCAGCTGGTGATCTGGGAAGCCCAGTTCGGCGACTTCGCCAACGGCGCCCAGGTGGCCATCGACCAGTTCATCTCTTCCGGCGAAACCAAGTGGGGCCGCCTGTGCGGCCTGACCAGCATCCTGCCGCACGGCTACGACGGCCAGGGCCCGGAGCACTCCTCCGCCCGCGTCGAGCGCTGGCTGCAGCTGTGCGCCGAGCACAATATGCAGATCGTGATGCCGTCCGAGGCCGGCCAGATGTTCCACCTGCTGCGCCGCCAGGTGCTGCGTCCGTACCGCAAGCCGCTGGTGATCTTCCTGTCCAAGCGCCTGCTGCGCTTCAAGGATTCGATGAGCCCGATCGAAGACCTGACCTCCGGCGGCTTCCGCCCGGTGATCGGCGACGCGGTGGTCAAGGATCCGAAGAAGGTCAAGCGCGTGCTGCTGTGCGCGGGCCAGGTCTATTACGATCTCGCCGCTGCCCGCAAGGAGCGCGGCCTGGAGGACGACATCGCCATCGTCCGCATCGAGCAGCTGTACCCGTTCCCGACCGAGCAGGTGGCCGCCGAGCTGGCGCGCTTCACCCAGGCCAAGGAAGTGATGTGGGTGCAGGAAGAGCCGCGCAACCAGGGCGCCTGGTACCAGATCCGCCACCGCCTGGAAGGCCTGCTGAGCGCCAAGCAGCAGCTGTCGTTCGCCGGCCGTCCGTCGTCGGCTTCGCCGGCGGTCGGCTATATGAGCAAGCACGTCGCCCAACTGAAGGCCTTCGTCGAAGAAGCGATGTCGGTCGCCCGCTGAGCCAACGAGAAAGAAGGGGCGGCATCGCGGCCGCCCCGCCATGGAGAAGAACATGCTGATTGAAGTCAAAGTCCCGCAACTGCCCGAGTCCGTATCCGAAGCCAGGCTGATGAGCTGGCACAAGAAGGTCGGCGAATTCGTCAAGCGCGACGAAAACCTGATCGACCTGGAAACCGACAAGGTGGTGCTGGAACTGCCGGCGCCGCAAGCCGGCGTGGTGGTGGAAATCATCGAGCAGGACGGCGCCACCGTGACCTCCGGCCAGCTGATCGCCAAGATCGACACCGCTGCCAAGGCGGGCGACGCCGCTCCGGCCGCCGCCGCCGCCGCTCCGGTTCAGGCCGCTCCGGCCGCCGGCGCCGCCGCGATGCCGTCCGCCGCCAAGCTGGCCGCCGAGACCGGCGTCGACCTGTCCAAGGTGGCCGGTTCCGGCCGCGACGGCCGCGTGCTGAAGGAAGACGTGCAGGCCGCCGCCAAGTCGGCCGCGCCGTCCCAGGCCGGCCCGGTGCTGGCCCCGGCTTCCGCCGGCGCCGCGCTGTCCGCCACCCCGGCCGCCGTCAACGTGGCCGGCATCCTGTCCGGCCGCGCCGAGCAGCGCGTGCCGATGTCCCGCCTGCGCCAGCGCGTGGCCGAGCGCCTGGTGATGAGCCAGCAGACCAACGCCATCCTCACCACCTTCAACGAAGTGAACATGAAGCCGGTGATGGACCTGCGCGCCAAGTACAAGGACCGCTTCGAGAAAGAGCACGGCATCAAGCTGGGCTTCATGGGCTTCTTCGTCAAGGCCGTGGTCGCCGCGCTGAAGAAGTACCCGATCGTCAACGCGTCCGTGGACGGCAACGACATCGTCTACCACGGCTACTTCGACGTGGGCGTGGCGGTGGGCAGCCCGCGCGGCCTGGTGGTGCCGGTGATCCGCAACGCCGACCAGCTGAGCCTGGCCGAGATCGAGAAGCAGATCGCCGACTTCGGCAAGCGCGCCCAGGAAGGCAAGCTGACCGTGGAAGAGCTGACCGGCGGCACCTACACCATCTCCAACGGCGGCACCTTCGGCTCGATGATGTCCACCCCCATCATCAACCCGCCGCAGTCCGCGATCCTGGGCATGCACGCCACCAAGGAGCGCGCCGTGGTTGAGAACGGTCAAGTGGTGGTGCGTCCGATGATGTATCTTGCCCAGTCCTACGACCACCGCATCATCGACGGTCGCGAGGCGGTGCTGAGCCTGGTGGCGATCAAGGACGCCATCGAGGATCCGGCGCGTCTGCTGCTCGACCTGTGATGAAGCGCCGGGCCGGCGCAAGCCGGCCCGTTTGAATCTGCATGAACGGAGCCAGAATGAATCTGCCGGATTGGGTTTACGCGTTCGCCTCGGTGTTGGCCGGGGCGGCCTTGTTGTTCCTCACCTGGAAGAAGCGCCAGCAGGGGATACGGGAAGACCGCTACAGCTTGTTCGGCAAGATCGTCATCGGGCTGTTCATGATCGCTTTCGGGGCCTTGCTGTTCAAAGTGGGCAAGGCCTGACCCCAAGGGAAAATCCATGAGCCAACAGTTTGATGTTGTAGTGATCGGCGGTGGTCCCGGCGGCTATGTGGCCGCCATCCGCGCGGCCCAGCTGGGCTTCAGCGCCGCCTGCGTCGACGCGTTCAAAAATCCGGAAGGCAAGCCGTCGCTGGGCGGCACCTGCCTGAACGTCGGCTGCATCCCGTCCAAGGCGCTGCTGCAGTCGTCGGAAAACTTCCACGCGGTGCAGCACGACTTCGCCAAGCACGGCATCAGCGTCTCCGGCGCCAAGATGGACGTCGGCCAGATGCTGTCGCGCAAGACCGACATCATCAACAAGAACGCCGCCGGCATCGGCTTCCTGTTCAAGAAGAACAAGGTCGCCAACATCCATGGCCTGGCCGCGTTCAAGGGCCGCCAGGGCGAGAAGTGGGTGATCGAAGTCACCGACGGCGGCAAGGTGGTGGACACCCTGGAAGCCGTGCACGTGATCGTCGCCACCGGCTCCAGCCCGCGCGCGCTGCCGGGCTTGGCCACCGACAACCAGCTGGTGCTGGACAACGAGGGCGCGCTGGCGCTGACCGCGGTGCCGAAGCGCCTGGGCGTGATCGGCGCCGGCGTGATCGGCCTGGAAATGGGCTCGGTATGGAAGCGCCTGGGCGCGGAAGTGACCATCCTGGAGGCCGCGCCGACCTTCCTGGCCGCCGCCGACCAGCAGATCGCCAAGGAAGCGTTCAAGACGCTGACCAAGGACACCGGCCTGGACATCAAGCTGGGCGTCAAGATCGGCGAAGTGAAGGCCGGCAAGAAGAGCGTCTCCGTCAGCTACGAGCTGAATGGCGAGGCGGTGAAGGCCGAGTTCGACAAGCTGATCGTCTCCATCGGCCGCGTGCCGAACACCCAGGGCCTGGGCGCGGAAACCGTCGGCCTGGCGCTGGACGAGCGCGGCTTCGTCGCCGTCGACGACCACTGCCACACCAATCTGCCCAATGTCTGGGCGATCGGCGACGTGGTGCGCGGCCCGATGCTGGCGCACAAGGCGTCGGAAGAGGGCGTGGCCGTGGCCGAGCGCATCGCCGGCCAGAAGCCGCACGTCGATTTCGGCGTGATCCCGTGGGTGATCTACACTTCGCCGGAGATCGCCTGGGTCGGCAAGACCGAAGAGCAACTGAAGGCCGAGGGCGTCGAGTACAAGAAGGGCACCTCCGGTTTCGGCGCCAACGGCCGCGCGCTGGGCCTGGGCCAGGCGCAGGGCACGGTGAAGATTCTGGCCGACGCCAAGACCGACCGCATCCTGGGCCTGCACATGATCGGCCCGATGGTGTCCGAGCTGGTCAGCGAAGGCGTGGTGTCGATGGAGTTCAAGGCCGCCAGCGAAGACCTGGCGCGCATCGTCCACGCCCACCCGTCGTTGTCGGAAGTGATACACGAAGCCGCCCTCGCCGCCGACAAGCGCGCGTTGCACGGTTGAGTGGACACGGGTCGTGTACAATGCGCACGACCCGACCGGTACAGGGCCGGAACACGCGCGCCGGGGGGCGCGCCCCGGCCCCGCCAACAAAGGTTTGGCAAGCGATCAAGGAATAGAGGCAGAGGCGCATGCCCGCCATCATTTCCCCGAAAGGAAACCATAGATGAACCTGCATGAATACCAAGCGAAAGAGCTGCTGAGCCGTTACGGCCTGCCGGTGCAACAAGGCATTCTGGCCAAGTCGCCGGAAGAGGCGGCTGCCGCTTACGACAAGCTGGGCGGCAAATTCGCCGTCGTGAAGGCCCAGGTGCACGCCGGCGGCCGCGGCAAGGCGGGCGGCGTGAAGGTGGTGAAGAGCCGCGAGGAAGCCGCGGAAGTCGCCAAGACCCTGATCGGCACCAACCTGGTGACCTACCAGACCGACGCCGCCGGCCAGCCGGTGAACAGCGTGCTGGTTTGCGAAGACATGTACCCGGTGCAGCGCGAACTGTACCTGGGCGCCGTGGTGGACCGCGGCAGCCAGCGCGTCGTGTTCATGGTTTCCACCGAAGGCGGCGTGGAAATCGAGAAGGTGGCTGAAGAGACCCCGGAAAAGATCATCAAGATCGAAGTGGACCCGCTGGTCGGCATGCAGCCGTTCCAGGCGCGCGACGCCGCTTTCGCGCTGGGCCTGTCCGGCGCGCAGGTCGCCGCGTTCAGCAAGCTGATGCTGGGCTCCTACCAGGCCTTCATCGAGAACGACTTCGCCCTGTTCGAAGTGAACCCGCTGGCGCTGCGCGAAAACGGCGAGCTGGCTTGCGTGGACGGCAAGATCAACCTGGACTCCAACGCCCTGTACCGCCACCCGGAACTGCTGGCCCAGCGCGACAAGAGCCAGGAGAACGAGCGCGAAGTGAAGGCTTCCGAGTTCGACCTGAACTACGTGGCCCTGGAAGGCAATATCGGCTGCATGGTGAACGGCGCCGGCCTGGCGATGGCTACCATGGACATCATCAAGCTGAAGGGCGGCCAGCCGGCCAACTTCCTGGACGTGGGCGGCGGCGCGACCAAAGAGCGCGTGATCGAAGCGTTCAAGCTGATCCTGGCCGACACCTCGGTGCAAGGCGTGCTGATCAACATCTTCGGCGGCATCGTCCGCTGCGACATGATCGCCGAAGCCATCATCGCCGCCGTGAAGGAAGTGAACGTGACCGTGCCGGTCGTGGTCCGTCTGGAAGGCAACAACGCCGAGCTGGGCGCCAAGATCCTGGACGAATCCGGCCTGAAACTGACTTCCGCCCAGGGTCTGAACGACGCTGCCGAGAAGATCGTCGCCGCCGTCAAGGCCGTGGCCTGAGACCCGCACTGAGCTGAGGAATACAAAATGAGCGTATTGGTAAACAAAGACACCAAAGTGCTGGTGCAAGGCTTCACCGGCAAGAACGGCACCTTCCACGCCGAGCAGGCGCTGAAAGTGGGCACCAAGGTCGTGGGCGGCGTGACCCCGGGCAAGGGCGGTTCCGAGCACCTGGGCCTGCCGGTGTTCAACACCATGAAGGACGCCGTGCGTCAGACCCAGGCCGACGCCTCGGTGATCTACGTGCCGGCGGCCTTCGCCAAGGACTCCATCCTGGAAGCCGTGGACAGCGGCGTGAAGCTGATCGTCTGCATCACCGAAGGCGTGCCCACCCTGGACATGCTGTACGTGAAGAAGGCCGTCGACGAAGCCGGCGTGCGCCTGATCGGCCCGAACTGCCCCGGCATCATCACCCCGGGCGAGTGCAAGATCGGCATCATGCCGTGGCACATCCACAACCCGGGCCGCATCGGCATCGTGTCCCGTTCCGGCACGCTGACCTATGAAGCCGTGGCGCAAACCACCGCGCTGGGCCTGGGCCAGTCCACCTGCATCGGCATCGGCGGCGACCCGATCCCGGGCACCAGCCACATCGACGCGCTGCGCCTGTTCCAGGACGATCCGGACACCGACGCCATCGTGATGATCGGCGAAATCGGCGGCACCGCCGAGGAAGAGGCTGCCGAATTCGCCAAGGCCTACGTGACCAAGCCGGTGGTCGGCTACATCGCCGGCGTCACCGCGCCGAAGGGCAAGCGCATGGGCCACGCCGGCGCCATCATCTCCGGCGGCAAAGGCACGGCGGAAGAGAAGTTCAAGGCCTTCGAGAAGGCCGGCATCGCCTACACCCGCAGCCCGGCCGAAATCGGCAAGACCATGTTCGACCTGCTGAAGAGCAAGGGCATGATCTAAGCCCGGTTTCCCGGTCTGAACGAAAACACCCCGCGAGCGATCGCGGGGTGTTTTTTTTATGGGCTATGCCCTAGCGCTCTAGCGCGGGTTCATTGGCGGCGGTCCCGCGCGGCCGCATCAGGCGAAGCGCGCGCAGGCGCGTTCGAACGGCGACTGGAAGCGGGGGCTGACGTAGGGCGTCAGCAGATACATCAGGCTGCGGCAGCCGTGCTGGATCAGCTTGTCCAGCTCCGCCGCGCTGGCGTTCTGCCTGATGGTGCTGATCCAGCCGGTCTGCACCATCTGGAAGTGCTGGACCAGATGGGCGAGCTGCTGGTCGTCGACCAGGATCATGCCCTGCTCGCGCAAGCGGGTGAACAACTGGCCCAGCTTGCCGTTGAGCTGGCCGCGCGACAGCTGCT
This genomic window from Chromobacterium violaceum ATCC 12472 contains:
- a CDS encoding succinate dehydrogenase iron-sulfur subunit codes for the protein MTTENVKFRIYRYDPDKDAKPYMQDISVDMDATEHKLLDALVKLKTKDDTLSFRRSCREGVCGSDAMNINGKNGLACLTDFRTLKQPIELRPLPGLPVVRDLIVDMAQFFKQYHSIKPYVINDTPPPERERRQSPEDRKELDGLYECILCACCSTSCPSFWWNPDKFVGPAGLLAAYRFIADTRDEATNERLDNLEDPYRLFRCHTIMNCVDVCPKGLNPTKAIGKIKDLMVKRAV
- a CDS encoding succinate dehydrogenase assembly factor 2, translating into MTAYDPIELKRIRWRSRRGLLELDLVLEKFFAGPFDQLAPAQIDAYRRLLDLPDTDFLDVVNGKADLDDSELMAIVAILRSL
- the gltA gene encoding citrate synthase, translating into MTGSIAVETNRKVTLSYNEGKETLDLPVLGGTLGPDVVDIRGFGKTGMFTFDPGFLATASCESKITFIDGDLGHLYYRGYPIEQLAEKSDYLEVCYLLLNGELPTAAQRKEFERGVMRHNMLHDQLMSLFKGFRRDAHPMAVMVGVVGALSAFYHDSLDISNPEHRRISAHRLIAKLPTIAAQAYRYNKGLPFSYPKNGLTYAENFLHMMFSTPCEEYKVNPVLARALDRIFTLHADHEQNASTSTVRLAGSSGANPFACIAACIACLWGPSHGGANEAVLKMLDEIGSVDNVADFMQGVKDKRYKLMGFGHRVYKNMDPRAAIMKQTCDEVLNELGLHNDPKFKLAMELEKIALSDPYFIERKLYPNVDFYSGIVLSAIGIPVSMFTPIFALARTVGWIAHWNEMIGDPGMKIGRPRQLYTGAARRDFVEVAKR
- a CDS encoding 2-oxoglutarate dehydrogenase E1 component, with product MMQSMYSHSYLFGGNAPFIEELYEQYLVDANSVPQEWRDYFDKLAQAPGAAERDVPHLPIQESFIQLAKKPVIGQRSAAATDWEAMRKQVGVLKLISAYRVLGARQANLDPLKRMDQAIVRELDPATHGLTDADMAVQFNVGSLAGPQKLPLSDILSRLKQTYCGNIGVEYMHITQSDEKHWVQKRFEGDLSTPRYDADKKKRILKQITAAETLERYLHTKYVGQKRFSLEGGESAIAALDHLIQNATEQGVQELIIGMAHRGRLNVLVNTLGKLPRDLFAEFEGKAAQQMASGDVKYHMGFSSDIPTANGPMHVSLAFNPSHLEIVNPVVEGSVRARQERRKDTERKTAVPVLIHGDSAFGGLGVNQGTFNLSQTRGYGTGGTIHIVINNQVGFTTSDTRDIRSTMYCTDVAKMIEAPILHVNGDDPEAVCYVMQAALDYRMTFKKDVVIDLVCYRKLGHNEGDDPFLTQPMMYKKIAKHQGVRAMYAERLVQEGVLKAEEADAQIQAYRDALDKGEHVEQTTLSNYKREHALDFSQYLGTHWAHPTDTSLPQADIQRLTDKFTTLPEGFKLHPTVQKVLAARKAMAAGEQNVDWGMAETLAYASLVTNGFGVRISGEDSGRGTFSHRHAVLHDQNRERWDQGTYVPLRNMSDNQADFLVIDSILNEEAVLAYEYGYACSAPDQLVIWEAQFGDFANGAQVAIDQFISSGETKWGRLCGLTSILPHGYDGQGPEHSSARVERWLQLCAEHNMQIVMPSEAGQMFHLLRRQVLRPYRKPLVIFLSKRLLRFKDSMSPIEDLTSGGFRPVIGDAVVKDPKKVKRVLLCAGQVYYDLAAARKERGLEDDIAIVRIEQLYPFPTEQVAAELARFTQAKEVMWVQEEPRNQGAWYQIRHRLEGLLSAKQQLSFAGRPSSASPAVGYMSKHVAQLKAFVEEAMSVAR
- the odhB gene encoding 2-oxoglutarate dehydrogenase complex dihydrolipoyllysine-residue succinyltransferase; the encoded protein is MLIEVKVPQLPESVSEARLMSWHKKVGEFVKRDENLIDLETDKVVLELPAPQAGVVVEIIEQDGATVTSGQLIAKIDTAAKAGDAAPAAAAAAPVQAAPAAGAAAMPSAAKLAAETGVDLSKVAGSGRDGRVLKEDVQAAAKSAAPSQAGPVLAPASAGAALSATPAAVNVAGILSGRAEQRVPMSRLRQRVAERLVMSQQTNAILTTFNEVNMKPVMDLRAKYKDRFEKEHGIKLGFMGFFVKAVVAALKKYPIVNASVDGNDIVYHGYFDVGVAVGSPRGLVVPVIRNADQLSLAEIEKQIADFGKRAQEGKLTVEELTGGTYTISNGGTFGSMMSTPIINPPQSAILGMHATKERAVVENGQVVVRPMMYLAQSYDHRIIDGREAVLSLVAIKDAIEDPARLLLDL
- the lpdA gene encoding dihydrolipoyl dehydrogenase yields the protein MSQQFDVVVIGGGPGGYVAAIRAAQLGFSAACVDAFKNPEGKPSLGGTCLNVGCIPSKALLQSSENFHAVQHDFAKHGISVSGAKMDVGQMLSRKTDIINKNAAGIGFLFKKNKVANIHGLAAFKGRQGEKWVIEVTDGGKVVDTLEAVHVIVATGSSPRALPGLATDNQLVLDNEGALALTAVPKRLGVIGAGVIGLEMGSVWKRLGAEVTILEAAPTFLAAADQQIAKEAFKTLTKDTGLDIKLGVKIGEVKAGKKSVSVSYELNGEAVKAEFDKLIVSIGRVPNTQGLGAETVGLALDERGFVAVDDHCHTNLPNVWAIGDVVRGPMLAHKASEEGVAVAERIAGQKPHVDFGVIPWVIYTSPEIAWVGKTEEQLKAEGVEYKKGTSGFGANGRALGLGQAQGTVKILADAKTDRILGLHMIGPMVSELVSEGVVSMEFKAASEDLARIVHAHPSLSEVIHEAALAADKRALHG
- the sucC gene encoding ADP-forming succinate--CoA ligase subunit beta gives rise to the protein MNLHEYQAKELLSRYGLPVQQGILAKSPEEAAAAYDKLGGKFAVVKAQVHAGGRGKAGGVKVVKSREEAAEVAKTLIGTNLVTYQTDAAGQPVNSVLVCEDMYPVQRELYLGAVVDRGSQRVVFMVSTEGGVEIEKVAEETPEKIIKIEVDPLVGMQPFQARDAAFALGLSGAQVAAFSKLMLGSYQAFIENDFALFEVNPLALRENGELACVDGKINLDSNALYRHPELLAQRDKSQENEREVKASEFDLNYVALEGNIGCMVNGAGLAMATMDIIKLKGGQPANFLDVGGGATKERVIEAFKLILADTSVQGVLINIFGGIVRCDMIAEAIIAAVKEVNVTVPVVVRLEGNNAELGAKILDESGLKLTSAQGLNDAAEKIVAAVKAVA
- the sucD gene encoding succinate--CoA ligase subunit alpha; this encodes MSVLVNKDTKVLVQGFTGKNGTFHAEQALKVGTKVVGGVTPGKGGSEHLGLPVFNTMKDAVRQTQADASVIYVPAAFAKDSILEAVDSGVKLIVCITEGVPTLDMLYVKKAVDEAGVRLIGPNCPGIITPGECKIGIMPWHIHNPGRIGIVSRSGTLTYEAVAQTTALGLGQSTCIGIGGDPIPGTSHIDALRLFQDDPDTDAIVMIGEIGGTAEEEAAEFAKAYVTKPVVGYIAGVTAPKGKRMGHAGAIISGGKGTAEEKFKAFEKAGIAYTRSPAEIGKTMFDLLKSKGMI